In a single window of the Raphanus sativus cultivar WK10039 chromosome 9, ASM80110v3, whole genome shotgun sequence genome:
- the LOC108826531 gene encoding uncharacterized protein LOC108826531 isoform X2: MENGRWNLRVICLAFFFVTSFSSEFLIQQVTEYNSSYNPKANLEVTRELRTERPSSKIVTIGNFSVVMERSEPYESSVFEASGYKWRLILYVTGNKEDGGNNHVSLYVRIEDTESLPTGWEVDVDLKLFVFNARQRKYLTITDQAAKRYNQENREWGFGQLIPLSTFRNPNQGFIVQNTVSFGAEIFVIKPVEQQERVRILSNPPDNVFSWRILHFSSLEDRIYYSSEFLVGDRFWRLGFNPKGEGEGRPHAIPIFLYAQGFKPNAVETSTWGAVNLRLRHQLGSNPKRASSAAWYPIQPGHREGVSNIILRKDLQDGYLVRDSIVFEAEMVRVSVTNIVPV, encoded by the exons ATGGAGAATGGAAGATGGAATCTGAGAGTGATATGTTTGGCTTTTTTCTTTGTCACTTCCTTTTCTTCAGAGTTCCTCATTCAACAG GTCACAGAGTATAATAGTTCTTACAATCCCAAAGCAAATTTGG AAGTGACTAGAGAGTTGAGAACTGAGCGACCATCAAGTAAGATCGTAACAATAGGAAATTTCTCTGTGGTTATGGAGAGATCTGAACCGTACGAATCCTCAGTTTTTGAAGCTTCTGGTTACAAATG GAGGTTGATTTTGTACGTGACTGGTAACAAAGAAGATGGAGGAAACAATCATGTATCACTTTACGTGAGGATTGAAGACACAGAATCTCTTCCCACTGGCTGGGAGGTCGATGTTGATCTCAAACTCTTTGTGTTTAATGCTAGACAGCGCAAGTACTTGACTATCACTG ATCAAGCGGCGAAACGATACAACCAAGAAAACAGAGAGTGGGGATTTGGACAGTTGATTCCTCTTTCAACATTCCGCAACCCGAATCAAGGTTTCATCGTGCAAAACACTGTTTCTTTTGGTGCTGAGATCTTCGTCATCAAACCCGTCGAACAACAAGAGAGAGTCAGAATTTTATCAAACCCTCCGGACAACGTTTTCAGTTGGAGAATACTCCATTTCTCCTCCTTGGAAGATAGGATCTATTACTCTTCCGAATTTCTTGTTGGAGACCGATTCTG GCGATTAGGGTTTAACCCGAAAGGAGAGGGAGAAGGAAGACCCCATGCAATCCCTATCTTCCTATACGCTCAAGGCTTTAAGCCAAACGCAGTCGAGACGAGCACCTGGGGAGCGGTTAATCTGCGACTGAGGCATCAGCTAGGCTCAAACCCCAAAAGAGCATCTT CTGCAGCTTGGTACCCGATTCAACCAGGTCATCGCGAGGGAGTAAGCAATATAATCTTGCGTAAAGATCTACAAGATGGATACTTGGTGAGAGATTCCATTGTCTTTGAAGCCGAGATGGTTAGAGTTTCAGTTACCAACATCGTCCCCGTCTGA
- the LOC108826531 gene encoding uncharacterized protein LOC108826531 isoform X1 — protein sequence MENGRWNLRVICLAFFFVTSFSSEFLIQQVTEYNSSYNPKANLGMHPRELRTERPSSKIVTIGNFSVVMERSEPYESSVFEASGYKWRLILYVTGNKEDGGNNHVSLYVRIEDTESLPTGWEVDVDLKLFVFNARQRKYLTITDQAAKRYNQENREWGFGQLIPLSTFRNPNQGFIVQNTVSFGAEIFVIKPVEQQERVRILSNPPDNVFSWRILHFSSLEDRIYYSSEFLVGDRFWRLGFNPKGEGEGRPHAIPIFLYAQGFKPNAVETSTWGAVNLRLRHQLGSNPKRASSAAWYPIQPGHREGVSNIILRKDLQDGYLVRDSIVFEAEMVRVSVTNIVPV from the exons ATGGAGAATGGAAGATGGAATCTGAGAGTGATATGTTTGGCTTTTTTCTTTGTCACTTCCTTTTCTTCAGAGTTCCTCATTCAACAG GTCACAGAGTATAATAGTTCTTACAATCCCAAAGCAAATTTGGGTATGCATCCGCGCG AGTTGAGAACTGAGCGACCATCAAGTAAGATCGTAACAATAGGAAATTTCTCTGTGGTTATGGAGAGATCTGAACCGTACGAATCCTCAGTTTTTGAAGCTTCTGGTTACAAATG GAGGTTGATTTTGTACGTGACTGGTAACAAAGAAGATGGAGGAAACAATCATGTATCACTTTACGTGAGGATTGAAGACACAGAATCTCTTCCCACTGGCTGGGAGGTCGATGTTGATCTCAAACTCTTTGTGTTTAATGCTAGACAGCGCAAGTACTTGACTATCACTG ATCAAGCGGCGAAACGATACAACCAAGAAAACAGAGAGTGGGGATTTGGACAGTTGATTCCTCTTTCAACATTCCGCAACCCGAATCAAGGTTTCATCGTGCAAAACACTGTTTCTTTTGGTGCTGAGATCTTCGTCATCAAACCCGTCGAACAACAAGAGAGAGTCAGAATTTTATCAAACCCTCCGGACAACGTTTTCAGTTGGAGAATACTCCATTTCTCCTCCTTGGAAGATAGGATCTATTACTCTTCCGAATTTCTTGTTGGAGACCGATTCTG GCGATTAGGGTTTAACCCGAAAGGAGAGGGAGAAGGAAGACCCCATGCAATCCCTATCTTCCTATACGCTCAAGGCTTTAAGCCAAACGCAGTCGAGACGAGCACCTGGGGAGCGGTTAATCTGCGACTGAGGCATCAGCTAGGCTCAAACCCCAAAAGAGCATCTT CTGCAGCTTGGTACCCGATTCAACCAGGTCATCGCGAGGGAGTAAGCAATATAATCTTGCGTAAAGATCTACAAGATGGATACTTGGTGAGAGATTCCATTGTCTTTGAAGCCGAGATGGTTAGAGTTTCAGTTACCAACATCGTCCCCGTCTGA
- the LOC108826531 gene encoding uncharacterized protein LOC108826531 isoform X3, translated as MENGRWNLRVICLAFFFVTSFSSEFLIQQVTEYNSSYNPKANLEVTRELRTERPSSKIVTIGNFSVVMERSEPYESSVFEASGYKWIEDTESLPTGWEVDVDLKLFVFNARQRKYLTITDQAAKRYNQENREWGFGQLIPLSTFRNPNQGFIVQNTVSFGAEIFVIKPVEQQERVRILSNPPDNVFSWRILHFSSLEDRIYYSSEFLVGDRFWRLGFNPKGEGEGRPHAIPIFLYAQGFKPNAVETSTWGAVNLRLRHQLGSNPKRASSAAWYPIQPGHREGVSNIILRKDLQDGYLVRDSIVFEAEMVRVSVTNIVPV; from the exons ATGGAGAATGGAAGATGGAATCTGAGAGTGATATGTTTGGCTTTTTTCTTTGTCACTTCCTTTTCTTCAGAGTTCCTCATTCAACAG GTCACAGAGTATAATAGTTCTTACAATCCCAAAGCAAATTTGG AAGTGACTAGAGAGTTGAGAACTGAGCGACCATCAAGTAAGATCGTAACAATAGGAAATTTCTCTGTGGTTATGGAGAGATCTGAACCGTACGAATCCTCAGTTTTTGAAGCTTCTGGTTACAAATG GATTGAAGACACAGAATCTCTTCCCACTGGCTGGGAGGTCGATGTTGATCTCAAACTCTTTGTGTTTAATGCTAGACAGCGCAAGTACTTGACTATCACTG ATCAAGCGGCGAAACGATACAACCAAGAAAACAGAGAGTGGGGATTTGGACAGTTGATTCCTCTTTCAACATTCCGCAACCCGAATCAAGGTTTCATCGTGCAAAACACTGTTTCTTTTGGTGCTGAGATCTTCGTCATCAAACCCGTCGAACAACAAGAGAGAGTCAGAATTTTATCAAACCCTCCGGACAACGTTTTCAGTTGGAGAATACTCCATTTCTCCTCCTTGGAAGATAGGATCTATTACTCTTCCGAATTTCTTGTTGGAGACCGATTCTG GCGATTAGGGTTTAACCCGAAAGGAGAGGGAGAAGGAAGACCCCATGCAATCCCTATCTTCCTATACGCTCAAGGCTTTAAGCCAAACGCAGTCGAGACGAGCACCTGGGGAGCGGTTAATCTGCGACTGAGGCATCAGCTAGGCTCAAACCCCAAAAGAGCATCTT CTGCAGCTTGGTACCCGATTCAACCAGGTCATCGCGAGGGAGTAAGCAATATAATCTTGCGTAAAGATCTACAAGATGGATACTTGGTGAGAGATTCCATTGTCTTTGAAGCCGAGATGGTTAGAGTTTCAGTTACCAACATCGTCCCCGTCTGA